A portion of the Chelonia mydas isolate rCheMyd1 chromosome 23, rCheMyd1.pri.v2, whole genome shotgun sequence genome contains these proteins:
- the LOC119564894 gene encoding histone H4, translating to MSGRGKGGKGLGKGGAKRHRKVLRDNIQGITKPAIRRLARRGGVKRISGLIYEETRGVLKVFLENVIRDAVTYTEHAKRKTVTAMDVVYALKRQGRTLYGFGG from the coding sequence ATGTCTGGACGTGGAAAGGGCGgtaaggggctggggaaaggtgGTGCTAAGAGGCATCGCAAAGTGCTGCGGGATAACATCCAGGGCATTACGAAGCCTGCGATCCGCCGTTTGGCTCGCCGCGGCGGGGTGAAGCGCATCTCGGGGCTGATCTACGAGGAGACCCGCGGGGTGCTGAAGGTTTTCCTGGAGAATGTGATCCGGGACGCGGTGACTTACACCGAGCACGCCAAGCGGAAGACGGTGACCGCCATGGATGTGGTGTACGCTCTGAAACGCCAGGGGCGCACCCTGTACGGCTTCGGAGGCTGA